The Bradyrhizobium sp. B097 genome contains the following window.
CCTCTATTCGGGTGCCGGCATCGGAAATGCAGAGTTGCACGGGTTCTCGGTCGAGACGCCGAAAGGCCCGCTCAAGCTTGCTTCGATGCGCTTCAACTTCGAGCACGGCAAGATCGGCGAGCTTGCGGTCGAGGGACTTGATGGCAATGCCGAGAACGGCCCGTTCAAGGTCGGACGTTTCGCGCTGAAGTCGCTCGATGTCGTCAATTTCATGCGGCTGTCGGTACAGTTCACGGCGCAGAAGCCGTCGCCAGAGCAGGCGCTGGCGCTGTTGCCTATGATCGAGGGTGTCGAGATCAAGGGTGTCACGTCGCCCTACAAGGCCACCGGCAAGCCGGTCAACATCGACGTCCTCAGCCTCGATTGGGGCCAGTTCGTCGGAACGATCCCGAGCAAACTGCGGCTGGTCGCGAAGATGGCGGCGCCGCTGGATGCGGCCGATCCGCGCCAACAGGCGCTCGTCGCCGCCGGGATCGACCGGATGGCCGTCGACGCCGATCTCGGCGCGGTCTGGACCGAGGCGTCACGCTCGTTCGCGCTCGAGCCGGTCAAGCTCGACATGGCGGGCCTGTTGAACGCGTCGGCGAAGGTCACGCTCGCCAACGTGCCGCGCGAGGCATTCTCGACCAGCGCCGCGGAATCCCTGGGCGCGGCCGCGCAGATCGAGGCCGGCACGATTGAACTTGCCGTCCACGACCTCGGCGTCATCGATCTCGCCATCGCCCAGTACGCGCGCACCCAGAATGTCAGCCGCGACGAGGCGCGCAACGCTGTCCTCAGCACCATCAAGGCGCAGGGCGAAGCGGTCAGCGGCGGCAGTGCCGATGTCACGGCGCTCGTCACCGCCATCAGCCAGTTCATCGAAACGCCGGGACAGACGCTGGTCATCAAGCTGACCCCGCGCGCAAAAGCGCCGGCGCTTCAGTTGATGCAGCTGCTCAAGACCGATCCACAGTCGGCGCTGGCGCAATTCCGGATCGAGGCCTCGACGGGGCTGTGACGCGCTCGCTCCATCCGGGCTACGCACCTCTCCTCCCAATCTACCCCTTCGCCGGCAGGTTGGTCCGGATGTGCAGCTCCTTGAGTTGCTTCGGCGAGGCCTCCGACGGCGCGCCCATCAGCAAATCCATGGCCTGCTGATTCATCGGGAACAGCGAGATCTCGCGCAGATTGTTGGTGCCGCACAGCAGCATCACGATACGGTCGAGGCCGGCTGCCATGCCGCCATGCGGCGGTGCGCCGTACTGGAACGCACGGTACATGCCGCCGAAGCGGTCGATGACCTCCTGCTCGCCATAGCCCGCGATCTCGAACGCCTTCACCATGGCTTCCGGCTTGTGGTTGCGGATGCCGCCGGAGGCGATCTCGTAGCCGTTGCAGGCGATGTCGTACTGGAACGCCTTGATCGTCAGCGGATCCTGCGACTTCAGCGCATCGAGACCGCCCTGCGGCATCGAGAACGGATTGTGCGAGAAGTCGACCTTCTTGTTCTCCTCGTCATACTCGTACATCGGGAAGTCGACGATCCAGGCGAGCTCGAAGCGGTCCTTGTCGATCAGGTTCAACTCCTCGCCGAGTTTTGTTCGGGCAAGGCCGGCGAACTTCCAGAACTTCTCCGGATCGCCGGCGACGAAGAACGCGGCATCGCCCTCCTTGAGGCCGAGCTGGTCGCGGATCGCAGCGGTCCGTTCGGGGCCGATGTTGTTCGCAAGCGGACCGGCGCCCTCGCCGCCCTCGCGCCACATGATGTAGCCGAGGCCCGGCTGTCCCTCGCCCTGCGCCCACGAGTTCATGCGGTCGCAGAAGGCGCGCGAGCCACCACCGGTGCCGGGGATCGCCCAGACCTGGTTCTTCGGGTCTTCCAGCATCCGCGCGAACACCTTGAAGCCGGAGCCGCGGAAATGCTCGGAGACCTCCTGCATCTCGATCTTGTTGCGCAGATCGGGCTTGTCGGAGCCGTATTTGCGCACCGCTTCCGCGAACGGAATCCGCGGCCAGTTCTTCGTGACCGGCTTGCCCTTGGCAAAGTCCTCGAACACGCCGGTGATGACGGGCTCCATCGCCGCGAACACGTCGTCCTGCGTCACAAAGCTCATCTCGACGTCGAGCTGGTAGAACTCGCCCGGCAGACGGTCGGCGCGCGGGTCCTCGTCGCGGAAGCACGGCGCGATCTGGAAGTAGCGGTCGAAGCCCGACATCATCAAGAGCTGCTTGTACTGCTGCGGCGCCTGCGGCAGCGCGTAGAACTTGCCGGGATGGATGCGCGAGGGCACCAGGAAGTCGCGCGCGCCTTCCGGTGACGACGCCGTCAGGATCGGGGTCTGGAATTCGAAGAAGCCCTGCTCCTTCATCCGCTTGCGCATGGAATCGACCACCGCGCCGCGGGTCATGATGTTCTGGTGCAGCTTCTCGCGACGCAGGTCGAGGAAGCGGTACTTCAGCCTGATGTCCTCAGGATATTCCTGCTCGCCGAACACCGGCAGCGGCAGCTCGGCCGCCGGGCCAAGCACCTCGATCTCCTTGATGTAGATTTCGATCAGGCCGGTCGGCAGTTCGGGATTGTCGGTGCCGGCGGGACGGCGGCGCACCTTGCCGTCGATCCGGACCACCCACTCCGAGCGGAACTTCTCGACCTCGGCGAACGCCGGCGAGTCCGGATCGGCCACGCACTGGGTGATGCCGTAATGGTCGCGCAGATCGACGAACAGCACGCCGCCATGGTCTCGGACACGGTGGACCCAGCCTGACAGCCGGGCCATCTGGTCGATATCGCTCTCTCGGAGCGCGCCGCATGTGTGTGACCGGTAGCGATGCATATTCGTTCCAAAACTGATGTCGGAGGGTCGAATCGCAACAGGGCCAAAATGCCCTGTCCGAAGTTGCGGAGGGTTTACCCGACGAGGCCGGGTGCGGCAACCAAGGGAACGGCCGGTTTTGCCCCGAAACCGCACATTTTACGCCGATCCGTCGCCAAGTGGACGCCGATCGTTTGCCTATTCGGCCCGCAGGCCTATCTTCCCGATATGACCATCCATTTCCCCTTCCAGAACACCTATTCGGCGCTGCCGGCGAACTTTTTCGCCCGCGTCGCGCCGACCCCGGTGGCTTCCCCCCGGCTGATCAAGCTGAACCGGCCGCTCGCGGTCCAGCTCGGGCTGGATCCGGACCTGCTCTCGACGCCGGAGGGCGCCGAAATCCTCGCCGGCAAGCGGCTGCCTGACGGGGCGGACCCGATCGCGATGGCCTATGCCGGTCACCAGTTCGGGCACTTTGTGCCCCAGCTCGGCGACGGCCGCGCCATCTTGCTGGGTGAGGTCATCGACAGGGACGGCGTCCGCCGCGACATCCAGCTCAAGGGCAGCGGCCCTACCCCGTTCTCCCGCCGCGGCGACGGCCGCGCCGCGCTCGGACCCGTACTGCGCGAATACATCGTCAGCGAGGCGATGTTCGCGCTGGGCATCCCGACCACGCGCTCGCTGGCCGCTGTCGTCACCGGCGAGGCCGTGATGCGCGAGACCGCACTGCCGGGAGCGGTGCTGACCCGCGTCGCCGCGAGCCACATCCGCGTCGGCACCTTCCAGTTCTTCGCCGCCCGCGGCGACACCGACGGCGTGCGTGCGCTGGCCGACCATGTCATCGCGAGGCACTATCCCGAGCTGAAGGATGCCGCCCAGCCCTATCACGCGCTGCTCGCCGGCGTCGTGGCGCGGCAGGCCGCGCTGGTCGCGCGCTGGCTGCTGGTCGGCTTCATCCACGGCGTGATGAACACCGACAACTCTTCGATCTCGGGCGAGACCATCGACTACGGCCCCTGCGCCTTCCTCGACGCCTACAA
Protein-coding sequences here:
- the aspS gene encoding aspartate--tRNA ligase, which produces MHRYRSHTCGALRESDIDQMARLSGWVHRVRDHGGVLFVDLRDHYGITQCVADPDSPAFAEVEKFRSEWVVRIDGKVRRRPAGTDNPELPTGLIEIYIKEIEVLGPAAELPLPVFGEQEYPEDIRLKYRFLDLRREKLHQNIMTRGAVVDSMRKRMKEQGFFEFQTPILTASSPEGARDFLVPSRIHPGKFYALPQAPQQYKQLLMMSGFDRYFQIAPCFRDEDPRADRLPGEFYQLDVEMSFVTQDDVFAAMEPVITGVFEDFAKGKPVTKNWPRIPFAEAVRKYGSDKPDLRNKIEMQEVSEHFRGSGFKVFARMLEDPKNQVWAIPGTGGGSRAFCDRMNSWAQGEGQPGLGYIMWREGGEGAGPLANNIGPERTAAIRDQLGLKEGDAAFFVAGDPEKFWKFAGLARTKLGEELNLIDKDRFELAWIVDFPMYEYDEENKKVDFSHNPFSMPQGGLDALKSQDPLTIKAFQYDIACNGYEIASGGIRNHKPEAMVKAFEIAGYGEQEVIDRFGGMYRAFQYGAPPHGGMAAGLDRIVMLLCGTNNLREISLFPMNQQAMDLLMGAPSEASPKQLKELHIRTNLPAKG
- a CDS encoding YdiU family protein, giving the protein MTIHFPFQNTYSALPANFFARVAPTPVASPRLIKLNRPLAVQLGLDPDLLSTPEGAEILAGKRLPDGADPIAMAYAGHQFGHFVPQLGDGRAILLGEVIDRDGVRRDIQLKGSGPTPFSRRGDGRAALGPVLREYIVSEAMFALGIPTTRSLAAVVTGEAVMRETALPGAVLTRVAASHIRVGTFQFFAARGDTDGVRALADHVIARHYPELKDAAQPYHALLAGVVARQAALVARWLLVGFIHGVMNTDNSSISGETIDYGPCAFLDAYNPAQVFSSIDEMGRYAYANQPRIALWNLTRLAECLLPLFDSEQEKAIEQAQTILGEFPEKFTAAYQAGLRAKVGLFTARDGDEALIQDLLDAMAKNAADFTLTFRHLGEAASGDAADVRAQFTDPAAFDEWADRWRARLALEQQTPAERKAAMGAVNPAFIPRNHRIEAVIAAAVNSDDYAPFEELLTVLAKPYEDQPQFAAYADPPLPEQMVTQTFCGT